aaatccccccaaaataaattttaattccaggttgtaaggcaacaaaataggaaaaatgacaaggggggtgaatactttcacaagccactgtaactAATCTCTGAAACCTGAACTAAATCAGCTGCTCGATTTAAAATGTTAATATTAAGgctaactgtctgtctctgttatcAGATGATGTGAACTCTGACCTCTGGCGGTTGGTGTACTGATGATGACGAAGCTAACCGTACTAAACTTTTGACCCATCCAACTGCCTCTGAACAGGTCCAAGCACCACCATGCCTCAGGTACACAGCCTTGTTATACTACAATATTTTCTTCATTATACTTCATAATATATAGATACTTTATCATGATGAGTTGCTAGTTTACAAACTTAATGCTGGCTATTGTACAATATGACAACAGAGTCATATCTggctttctctcgctttctctctctgtcttcctccccctTTATCTTTCTATCTCCCCCATCCAACTCTgaccccttccccttctctctctccagccagGTAGCAGTGGGATGGAGCCTGTCTTTGGTGAGGCCTATGGGACCAACGGGTTATCTGTGACCTTAGAGCCATTCACCATCTCTCCTACAGGGGGCAGTGCAGAGTCAGACAACGTAGGTACAGTGGAAAACATTTGTCACTTGTGTATGTCCCATGTctgaatcagtggaggctgctgaggggaggccaggccataataatggctggaatgtagtcaatggaatggcatcaaacacatggaaaccatgtgtttgatgtgcttgataccattccactaattccgctccagcaATTACCACAAGCCCCaactccccaattaaggtgacaccagcctcctgtggtctgactcagtccctgattagaggggatgGAAGAATGAAAACCATCAATGCTATTGACCTCTGGATCTGGAATTGAATACCACAGAAGTAAAAaacggtatgtgtgtgtatgtaactcAGTGTTATCATAGACAGAGAATGTGTTTGGTCTCTGTGTTGTAGTGTCCTAAGggtgtggtggtgatgttggGGGCCCCAGCCCTATCCCTGTGTCGAGGCCAGCAGCCTGGATGTGAGCTACTCAGTGATCTCTTGGAGGATGTGATCACTGACGACACACACACCTCCGAGCGTCGCTGGGACATCTCGGCCCTGGATGACATCACACACTATGCCAAAGGCAGCCCAGAGGGGCCACCACTGAGCTGCGAGTGCTTATTCGTCTCACCTGAGGTATGAGTTACTCTTAACCACAGATTATCAGGATTAACATCATCACTAATCTTCACAATTAGATCCTGGGAAGTCACTTCTGGTTCTGGAGATCTACAGGGTGTGCAGCTCTTTGTTCCAGCCAAGCACTAACACAACTGAGGAAGCTATTGATTAGTCGAGTCTGATGTGGGTCCATGGGCAGGCCTTAGGAACTCTGACCATGGTTTAGAGCAAACTTCTACCTACTCTGTTTTGCTCTCCGCAGGGAGGCAGAGAAAAACCATGGTTATCCCTAAGACCAGAGGACAGGCAGCCAAGGAACCCCACAGACCTCACACCCTGTGTAGGGTTGGGGGCTGGACACCTCCTCCTGGCTGGTAGATTTCCGGAGTCCTGGAGCCAAGAGGCTGGAGGGCGGGAGAGTGAAGCTAGGGAAGGGCTGCAGCAGGTGGGGCAGGAAGAGATGGTGCACAACTACTCTCTGCAGAGTGAGCCAGACACTGAGTCTAGTCAAGGAACAGACAGCGATattaaagaggaagaggaggagaaggaggaagatgggaaagaggaagaggagaaggggacaGAAGCCatggaggaagagaaagggaaggaagaggaggagcttcAGTCCCATAAGAGACAAAAGAAACGCCGGCGTTACTGGGAATGTAGCCTCTTCAGTGAGGCAGAcctggggagagatggagagaaagagagattgagagccaaatggagagatggagagaaagatagacGGAGAGCCGAAGAGAGATATGAAGAAAGAGATGAAGATAAATATGAAGGGGATATAATCTGTGGCCCTAGCACCCTACCCACCACCATGTGCCTGAAAGAGGGGACCTCCACCAATGGTGAGACCtcaaccccaagccataagacccatTAATGTACAATAGAATAAGGAAAGGAAGATGTAAAACATTTCTACATTTTATATGTTCTTAATTTTTATAAATGTATCAATACTCATTCGGTGGGTCACATACATACTAGGAAAGTGTTCGTTTTAAAGGGATACAtcgagattttggcaatgaggccctttatctacttccccagagtcagatgaacacagatgataccatttttatgtctctgtgtccgaAATGAAAGAAATTAGAGGTAGTTCGTAACTAGAATTAGAGCACTGACTGGAAGTCTGAGTATCGACTAGCATAAATCTGATATCCAcgacttcatctgactctggggaagtagataaaaggcTTTATTGTCAAAATCCCCAAGTATCCCTTTAACACCATGGGTGTTAAAATTCAGAAGTAAAATTTGCTGCTTCAACCTCACCATCTCTCATTTCTATTGCCAAACACAAATACTTTGTTAGTGGAGTCTAAAGTCTAGCTGCATTAGCTGCACTGTCAGTTGCGTCTCGAGTGCTTGCGTGCTTGGAAATATATAAttacatttagtcatttagcagatgttcttatccagagcgccTTACAGACTTACTTATGTAAAACCAACCACAAACTCCTGTGTGTTCCCCAGGTAAGCGAGGCCAGAGGAAAGCCCGTCGTACAGATGCCAGTGACCTGACCCCCAGCCCTGGGAAGCTACAGAGCTTGGGAGAGCAGCTCCATACACTCAGCTCTGCTCTGGAGGGCCTGACTCCTGTCAGTGACCTGCCTGTTACTGCCAGGACCCCAACACGAAAGGAGAGGAACAAACTGGCCTCCAGGTACACGTAGACACTAGGACACGGACACATACACACCACTTACCTGACTTACCTGTCTAACTGTAGAGGCATAATTCGCTAGTGGCTTTTCCACACTGCACTTTCAGAAGTACATTTGATTTGTACAGCAGGGTGTCCCGGATGGAAGTACCACTCAACAGAACTGTGCTGTGTTAAATTCAACCTGCGTCTAGCTAAGTGCTAGTGAGGTCGAGTGTAGCGCAGCATAAGCTCTGGCTATAGGTTGGTaaactgtctctcactctctgtctctctccctgtctctgtctctgtctctctccatctctctcactctgtctgtctgtctctctcactctctcgctgtctctcactctcactctccctctgtctctcaattacatttcaatttaagggctttattggcatgggaaaaatgtttacattgccaaagcaaatgaaatagataataaacaataaaacattgactgtaaacattacacttacaaaagttacaaatacacttacaaaagttacaaaataataaatacatttcaaatgtcatattatgtctatatacagtgttgtaatgatgtgtaaatagttaaagtacaaaagtgaaaataaataaacataaataggttgtatttacaatggtgtttgttcttcactggttgccctttttggcaacaggtcacacatcttgctgctgtaatggcacactgtagtatttcacccaatagatatgggagtttatcaacactcccatctctctatcactccatctctcgccctctctctccacagagcgTGTCGGCTGAAGAAGAAAGCCCAGCATGAGGCCAACAAAATCAAACTGTGGGGTCTGAACCAGGAGTATGGTGAGTTATTTCTTCCGATTTATAATCAGTGACCCACCTAAAACTGTTGTTATGGGTTCTGTTGGTGATCCACCAAGTAGAGAAAGATTTTGTTTCTAGCCAGGATCCTTTCTCAATCTAGCTGGTCCTTGATCTGTATGTGCAGTCTTAGGATTTGGTAATACAGAGCAATCAGATATGGGACCACGCTATTCTCAAAATGTGACCTAATCAACCAGAAGCCACAGGGTCCTGACcactggaggctcctcagagtAGGAAGGGGAGGGCAATGCTACTAAATTAATTT
This window of the Oncorhynchus clarkii lewisi isolate Uvic-CL-2024 chromosome 1, UVic_Ocla_1.0, whole genome shotgun sequence genome carries:
- the LOC139413376 gene encoding CREB3 regulatory factor-like isoform X2, encoding MEPVFGEAYGTNGLSVTLEPFTISPTGGSAESDNCPKGVVVMLGAPALSLCRGQQPGCELLSDLLEDVITDDTHTSERRWDISALDDITHYAKGSPEGPPLSCECLFVSPEGGREKPWLSLRPEDRQPRNPTDLTPCVGLGAGHLLLAGRFPESWSQEAGGRESEAREGLQQVGQEEMVHNYSLQSEPDTESSQGTDSDIKEEEEEKEEDGKEEEEKGTEAMEEEKGKEEEELQSHKRQKKRRRYWECSLFSEADLGRDGEKERLRAKWRDGEKDRRRAEERYEERDEDKYEGDIICGPSTLPTTMCLKEGTSTNGKRGQRKARRTDASDLTPSPGKLQSLGEQLHTLSSALEGLTPVSDLPVTARTPTRKERNKLASRACRLKKKAQHEANKIKLWGLNQEYDGLLWAVLQIKELIRQRVESREEDTERGCLRERLEDILKESAGPRVAGRGKAFVERILKNPAGGQSTRETKEEGGSSDPSH
- the LOC139413376 gene encoding CREB3 regulatory factor-like isoform X3, which codes for MLGAPALSLCRGQQPGCELLSDLLEDVITDDTHTSERRWDISALDDITHYAKGSPEGPPLSCECLFVSPEGGREKPWLSLRPEDRQPRNPTDLTPCVGLGAGHLLLAGRFPESWSQEAGGRESEAREGLQQVGQEEMVHNYSLQSEPDTESSQGTDSDIKEEEEEKEEDGKEEEEKGTEAMEEEKGKEEEELQSHKRQKKRRRYWECSLFSEADLGRDGEKERLRAKWRDGEKDRRRAEERYEERDEDKYEGDIICGPSTLPTTMCLKEGTSTNGKRGQRKARRTDASDLTPSPGKLQSLGEQLHTLSSALEGLTPVSDLPVTARTPTRKERNKLASRACRLKKKAQHEANKIKLWGLNQEYDGLLWAVLQIKELIRQRVESREEDTERGCLRERLEDILKESAGPRVAGRGKAFVERILKNPAGGQSTRETKEEGGSSDPSH
- the LOC139413376 gene encoding CREB3 regulatory factor-like isoform X1, whose product is MPQPGSSGMEPVFGEAYGTNGLSVTLEPFTISPTGGSAESDNCPKGVVVMLGAPALSLCRGQQPGCELLSDLLEDVITDDTHTSERRWDISALDDITHYAKGSPEGPPLSCECLFVSPEGGREKPWLSLRPEDRQPRNPTDLTPCVGLGAGHLLLAGRFPESWSQEAGGRESEAREGLQQVGQEEMVHNYSLQSEPDTESSQGTDSDIKEEEEEKEEDGKEEEEKGTEAMEEEKGKEEEELQSHKRQKKRRRYWECSLFSEADLGRDGEKERLRAKWRDGEKDRRRAEERYEERDEDKYEGDIICGPSTLPTTMCLKEGTSTNGKRGQRKARRTDASDLTPSPGKLQSLGEQLHTLSSALEGLTPVSDLPVTARTPTRKERNKLASRACRLKKKAQHEANKIKLWGLNQEYDGLLWAVLQIKELIRQRVESREEDTERGCLRERLEDILKESAGPRVAGRGKAFVERILKNPAGGQSTRETKEEGGSSDPSH